A region from the Pelagovum pacificum genome encodes:
- a CDS encoding extracellular solute-binding protein, whose translation MKKTHLVLASSALALFAGAAAAQQEIHIINCGAGADEQNPVQEAHADAWLEDNPDYTVRFEYVPWGSCQERAITLASAGDPAAAAYMGSRVLPQLADSGLILPIDLTEEETNTYEASVLSTVQVNGEIWGLPRAFSTKALFWNKDLFEEAGLDMPDGPTTWEEMVTAAQAISENTDAAGFGVPAADFDNTMHEWLNFVYSNGGTILQDDGTVTFDSPEVVEALQLYADLAPYVEEGPLAYDRGSLEPLFAEGAIAMYTNGGWGRQSVGEDTNYGIAPIPAGPSGDSGTLLITDSLVVFDGTGVEEATMDLITYLTSPERQSEFDLAGGWTPIRQTEDTAALIEEDASWAPFIEAIPNGGPEPQLIDYVSMQDVINEAIQAVLLEEATAEEAAADAQEELVDLAEE comes from the coding sequence ATGAAAAAGACCCATCTCGTTCTCGCATCCAGCGCATTGGCGCTCTTCGCGGGTGCCGCCGCGGCGCAGCAGGAAATCCACATCATCAACTGTGGTGCCGGTGCCGACGAACAGAACCCCGTTCAGGAAGCCCACGCCGACGCATGGCTCGAGGATAACCCCGACTACACCGTCCGTTTCGAGTATGTGCCCTGGGGCTCCTGCCAGGAACGCGCGATCACGCTCGCCTCTGCCGGTGACCCCGCCGCCGCCGCCTACATGGGCTCCCGCGTGCTGCCGCAGCTGGCCGACAGCGGCCTGATCCTGCCGATCGACCTGACCGAGGAAGAAACGAACACCTACGAAGCGTCCGTCCTGTCCACCGTTCAGGTCAACGGCGAAATCTGGGGTCTGCCCCGCGCCTTCTCGACCAAGGCCCTGTTCTGGAACAAGGACCTGTTCGAAGAAGCCGGCCTCGACATGCCCGACGGCCCGACCACCTGGGAAGAGATGGTCACCGCCGCTCAGGCGATCTCCGAGAACACCGATGCCGCCGGCTTCGGCGTCCCGGCTGCCGACTTCGACAACACGATGCACGAGTGGCTGAACTTCGTGTACTCCAACGGCGGCACGATCCTTCAGGACGACGGCACCGTGACCTTCGACAGCCCCGAGGTTGTCGAGGCGCTCCAGCTGTACGCCGATCTCGCGCCGTACGTCGAAGAAGGCCCGCTGGCCTATGACCGTGGTTCGCTCGAGCCGCTGTTCGCCGAAGGTGCGATCGCCATGTACACCAACGGCGGCTGGGGCCGTCAGTCGGTCGGCGAAGACACGAACTACGGCATCGCGCCGATCCCGGCCGGCCCGTCGGGCGATAGCGGCACTCTGCTCATCACCGACAGCCTCGTCGTGTTCGACGGCACGGGTGTGGAAGAGGCCACCATGGACCTCATCACCTACCTGACCTCGCCCGAGCGGCAGTCCGAGTTCGACCTGGCCGGCGGCTGGACGCCGATCCGCCAGACCGAGGACACTGCTGCCCTCATCGAGGAAGACGCCTCCTGGGCGCCCTTCATCGAAGCGATCCCGAACGGTGGCCCGGAGCCGCAGCTGATCGACTACGTCTCGATGCAGGACGTCATCAACGAGGCTATCCAGGCCGTTCTGCTTGAAGAAGCGACTGCCGAAGAGGCCGCCGCCGACGCGCAGGAAGAACTGGTCGACCTCGCCGAGGAGTGA
- a CDS encoding carbohydrate ABC transporter permease, with the protein MINKYRWWELCLIYTGMLIFLAFVLAPFVEAFKVSLRPLDGLFSIPYRFLDDDMTFAAYREMWTNVPNLLRYMVNSFFIACSVTVLALLCIVPAAYSFARFEYRGRDSMLGAFLAINMVGAAVLIIPLYKLMLTLGLLNSYASMIIPGAAFSVPTGIFLMRSYFLRIPKELEEAAYVDGASRLYTLWRVILPVSLPGMMVVAIATFITAYAQQFLFALTFNSRDELKPLPVGLYDFFGHQQVRWNELMAASLIGIAPVLIVYIFLQKYIVDGLTSGAVKE; encoded by the coding sequence ATGATCAACAAGTACCGCTGGTGGGAGTTGTGCCTGATCTACACGGGCATGCTGATCTTCCTGGCCTTCGTGCTGGCGCCCTTCGTGGAAGCCTTCAAGGTGTCGCTGCGGCCGCTCGACGGGCTGTTCTCGATCCCCTACCGGTTCCTCGACGACGACATGACCTTCGCGGCCTACCGGGAAATGTGGACGAACGTTCCGAACCTGCTCCGCTACATGGTGAACTCGTTCTTCATCGCCTGTTCGGTGACGGTCCTGGCACTGCTCTGCATTGTCCCGGCCGCCTACAGTTTCGCCCGGTTCGAGTACCGGGGACGGGACTCGATGCTCGGCGCGTTCCTCGCGATCAACATGGTCGGCGCGGCAGTTCTCATCATCCCGCTCTACAAGCTGATGCTGACGCTCGGGCTGCTGAACTCCTACGCCTCGATGATCATTCCCGGTGCCGCGTTCAGCGTGCCGACCGGCATCTTCCTGATGCGCTCCTATTTCCTGCGCATCCCGAAGGAGCTGGAAGAGGCCGCATATGTCGATGGCGCGAGCCGTCTCTACACCCTGTGGCGGGTCATTCTTCCCGTCAGCCTGCCGGGCATGATGGTCGTCGCGATCGCGACCTTCATCACCGCCTACGCGCAGCAGTTCCTCTTCGCGCTGACTTTCAACAGCCGGGACGAGCTCAAGCCGCTGCCGGTCGGGCTCTATGATTTCTTCGGTCATCAGCAGGTTCGCTGGAACGAGTTGATGGCCGCAAGCCTGATCGGCATCGCTCCGGTGCTGATCGTCTACATCTTCCTGCAGAAATACATCGTCGACGGGCTGACCTCCGGCGCGGTGAAGGAATGA
- a CDS encoding ABC transporter ATP-binding protein has product MGHLDLKAVTKSFGDMEVIRPTDLHIADGEFVVFVGPSGCGKSTMLRMIAGLEEITSGKIEIDGRVVNNLPPVKRAISMVFQSYALYPHMSVYENIAFPLRVAKAPEAEVKQKVQRAAEVLKLTERLDHKPGALSGGQRQRVAIGRAIVREPKVFLFDEPLSNLDAALRAEMRVELKRLHGQLKNTMIYVTHDQIEAMTMADKIVVLQGGVIEQVGSPLELYHKPISRFVAGFIGNPNMNFLPAEVIGTEASGVRLRFSGGAEAVLPVDGSAQPGQTVEVGIRPDDLKPGDEASAKLTLIPEVVERLGSQTVIYAKDKAGTDINVVAQGTVPVTLGAESAVSFDPADAHLFDSNGHAFTRRVRLEEMELAV; this is encoded by the coding sequence ATGGGACATCTAGACCTCAAGGCGGTGACGAAATCCTTCGGAGACATGGAGGTGATCCGTCCGACCGACCTGCATATCGCCGACGGTGAATTCGTCGTCTTCGTCGGCCCTTCGGGCTGCGGCAAATCCACGATGCTGCGGATGATCGCCGGGCTGGAGGAGATCACCTCCGGCAAGATCGAGATCGACGGCCGCGTGGTGAACAACCTGCCCCCCGTCAAGCGGGCCATCTCGATGGTGTTCCAGAGCTACGCGCTCTATCCGCACATGTCGGTCTACGAGAACATTGCCTTCCCGCTGCGCGTCGCAAAGGCGCCCGAGGCGGAAGTGAAACAGAAGGTGCAGCGCGCCGCCGAGGTGCTCAAACTTACCGAACGGCTCGACCACAAGCCGGGCGCCCTGTCGGGCGGTCAGCGCCAGCGCGTCGCCATCGGCCGCGCCATCGTCCGGGAGCCGAAGGTCTTCCTGTTCGACGAGCCGCTGTCGAACCTCGATGCCGCGCTCCGCGCCGAGATGCGCGTCGAGCTGAAGCGCCTGCATGGCCAGCTCAAGAACACGATGATCTACGTCACTCACGACCAGATCGAGGCCATGACCATGGCCGACAAGATCGTGGTTCTCCAGGGCGGTGTGATCGAACAGGTCGGCTCTCCGTTGGAGCTCTATCACAAGCCGATCTCGCGCTTCGTCGCGGGCTTCATCGGCAACCCGAACATGAACTTCCTGCCCGCCGAGGTCATCGGCACCGAGGCCAGCGGCGTGCGACTTCGCTTCTCCGGTGGGGCCGAGGCCGTGCTGCCCGTCGACGGCAGCGCCCAGCCCGGCCAGACGGTAGAGGTCGGCATCCGCCCCGATGACCTGAAGCCCGGCGACGAGGCGTCCGCGAAGCTCACGCTCATCCCCGAGGTGGTGGAACGGCTCGGCAGCCAGACGGTCATCTACGCCAAGGACAAGGCCGGCACCGATATCAACGTCGTCGCGCAGGGCACCGTCCCGGTCACGCTGGGTGCGGAATCGGCTGTCAGTTTCGACCCGGCCGACGCGCACCTGTTCGACTCCAACGGACACGCCTTCACCCGGCGCGTCCGCCTCGAGGAGATGGAGCTGGCGGTCTGA
- the smc gene encoding chromosome segregation protein SMC yields MRFTRLRLNGFKSFVDPTDLVIAEGLTGVVGPNGCGKSNLLEALRWVMGENRPTAMRGGGMEDVIFAGAATRPARNHAEVSLVIDNQDRLAPAGFNDSDLLEITRRITRDVGSAYKVGPKDVRARDVQMLFADAATGSTSPALVRQGQISELINAKPKNRRRILEDAAGIAGLYQRRHEAELKLNNAEQNLARVDDVIEQLAGQLGQLARQAKQAARYREIGEALRKAEGALFYRRWKEAAAALSAAEAGLRDATVGAARAETGARTATKAREEAEAALPALREEEAIAAAVLQRLVVERDGLADEEKRARSTIEALEGRIAQLSRDMDREAGLNKDAGETIAGLEAEAAELAKAGEGHEGRLTEAQEKATEAASILRDREGDLTRLTEDMARLSARHQAAHRLVEDNRKTLTRSEAEAAKAQDAMDGASKALAGSEDALTEARAKEEQARTTAQNAEETLTAADTARAETQAREAEARAERSAAEGEASALRAEVSALTRLVDRDSADGAQLVDQVEVRPGYEQALGAALADDLRAPVVGEEAVSGWVALPGYARPETLPDGAVALTNYVSVPGVLVRRMGQVGLVDADDGARLQAELKPGQRLVSIEGDLWRWDGFRAGAADAPSAAALRLQQLNRLTELKKDLEEVTARAEGAARAHESLSTRLADLTAADKRAREARREADRNVADAARALSRAEADRDLAEGRVENLGLARRRHEDEAQSARAALAEAEAALKDLGDLDAARAEVEAVKTTVEAARIAMMSRRSALDELRREGESRARRAQDVAKEVNSWRTRLDNASSRASELADRKAEAEEELASAAGRPDQIAAKREELSTAHADADKRRQASSDKLAEAETILRDATLAEREAERAASEAREGRARAETRVEAAKEAVATAAARTEEALEMAPQALVEALGLDPEALGNAEAVEAEVNRLKRQRDALGAVNLRAEEDAKEVQEEHDKLVADKDDLEEAIRTLRSGIASLNREGRERLLTAFEEVNRSFTTLFTHLFGGGEANLVLVESDDPLEAGLEIMCQPPGKKLSTLSLLSGGEQTLTALALIFAVFLANPSPICVLDEVDAPLDDANVTRFCDLLDEMTRRTETRFLIITHHAVTMSRMDRLFGVTMGEQGVSQLVSVDLKRAEALVA; encoded by the coding sequence GTGCGCTTCACACGGCTCAGGCTGAACGGCTTCAAGTCCTTCGTTGACCCGACCGACCTCGTCATCGCCGAGGGGCTGACGGGCGTCGTGGGGCCGAACGGCTGCGGCAAGTCGAACCTGCTTGAGGCGCTGCGCTGGGTAATGGGCGAGAACCGCCCGACGGCGATGCGCGGCGGCGGTATGGAAGACGTGATCTTCGCTGGTGCCGCCACCCGGCCGGCCCGCAACCATGCCGAGGTGTCGCTCGTCATCGACAACCAGGACCGCCTCGCGCCCGCCGGGTTCAACGACAGCGACCTGCTTGAGATCACGCGCCGGATCACCCGCGACGTCGGGTCCGCCTACAAGGTCGGCCCGAAAGACGTGCGGGCGCGCGACGTGCAGATGCTGTTCGCTGACGCCGCGACCGGCTCGACCTCGCCCGCACTGGTGCGCCAGGGCCAGATCAGCGAGCTCATCAACGCCAAGCCGAAGAACCGCCGCCGCATCCTCGAGGACGCCGCCGGGATCGCCGGCCTCTACCAGCGCCGGCACGAGGCGGAGCTGAAGCTGAATAACGCCGAGCAAAACCTCGCCCGCGTCGACGACGTGATCGAACAGCTCGCCGGACAGCTCGGCCAGCTTGCGCGGCAGGCCAAGCAGGCCGCCCGCTACCGGGAGATCGGCGAGGCGCTGCGCAAGGCCGAGGGCGCGCTGTTCTACCGCCGCTGGAAGGAAGCCGCCGCCGCGCTCTCGGCCGCCGAGGCGGGGCTTCGCGATGCCACCGTCGGCGCCGCGCGGGCCGAGACCGGCGCGCGCACCGCCACCAAGGCCCGGGAAGAGGCGGAAGCGGCCTTGCCCGCCCTGCGCGAAGAAGAAGCGATCGCGGCAGCCGTGCTGCAACGCCTCGTGGTCGAACGCGACGGTCTCGCCGACGAGGAAAAGCGCGCCCGTTCCACCATCGAGGCGCTCGAAGGCCGCATTGCGCAACTGTCGCGCGACATGGACCGGGAAGCCGGGCTGAACAAGGACGCGGGCGAAACGATCGCCGGTCTGGAGGCAGAGGCCGCAGAGCTCGCCAAGGCCGGCGAGGGGCACGAGGGCCGGCTGACCGAAGCGCAGGAGAAGGCGACCGAGGCCGCCAGCATCCTGCGCGATCGTGAGGGCGACCTCACCCGCCTGACCGAGGATATGGCCCGGCTCTCCGCCCGCCATCAGGCTGCGCACCGGCTGGTCGAGGACAATCGCAAGACCCTGACGCGGAGTGAGGCCGAAGCTGCCAAGGCGCAGGACGCAATGGACGGTGCCTCCAAGGCGCTCGCCGGGTCCGAGGACGCACTGACCGAAGCTCGCGCCAAGGAGGAGCAGGCACGCACGACCGCGCAGAACGCCGAGGAAACGCTGACCGCCGCCGACACCGCCCGCGCCGAAACGCAGGCCCGCGAGGCGGAGGCGCGCGCCGAACGTTCCGCCGCCGAAGGCGAGGCGAGCGCGCTGCGCGCCGAAGTCTCCGCGCTCACCCGGCTTGTGGACCGCGACTCCGCCGACGGCGCTCAGCTTGTCGACCAGGTCGAGGTCCGGCCGGGCTATGAACAGGCGTTGGGCGCTGCCCTCGCTGACGATCTCCGCGCCCCTGTCGTGGGCGAGGAGGCGGTCTCGGGCTGGGTGGCCCTGCCAGGATATGCCCGGCCCGAGACCCTACCGGATGGCGCGGTCGCGCTGACCAACTACGTTTCCGTCCCTGGTGTCCTCGTGCGCCGGATGGGGCAGGTGGGACTGGTGGACGCCGATGATGGTGCGCGCCTTCAGGCCGAGCTGAAGCCGGGACAGCGGCTGGTGTCGATCGAAGGCGATCTCTGGCGGTGGGACGGGTTTCGCGCCGGCGCCGCCGACGCGCCCTCCGCCGCCGCGCTGCGGCTGCAACAGCTGAACCGGCTCACGGAATTGAAGAAGGATCTCGAAGAGGTCACCGCCCGCGCCGAGGGCGCCGCGCGAGCCCACGAGTCGCTCTCCACCCGCCTCGCCGACCTGACCGCTGCCGACAAGCGGGCGCGCGAAGCGCGGCGCGAGGCCGATCGCAACGTCGCCGACGCCGCTCGCGCCCTCAGCCGCGCGGAAGCCGACCGCGATCTCGCCGAGGGTCGGGTCGAGAACCTCGGGCTCGCCCGCCGCCGTCACGAGGACGAAGCTCAATCCGCCCGTGCCGCGCTGGCCGAGGCCGAGGCGGCCCTCAAAGACCTCGGTGATCTCGACGCAGCGCGTGCCGAAGTGGAGGCGGTCAAGACGACCGTCGAAGCCGCCCGCATCGCGATGATGTCCCGCCGGTCCGCACTCGACGAACTTCGTCGCGAAGGGGAAAGCCGGGCCCGCCGGGCGCAGGACGTCGCGAAAGAGGTGAACAGCTGGCGCACCCGGCTCGACAACGCGTCGTCCCGCGCGTCCGAGTTGGCCGACCGCAAGGCGGAAGCGGAGGAAGAGCTCGCCTCTGCCGCCGGACGCCCTGACCAGATCGCCGCAAAGCGCGAGGAGCTGTCGACCGCTCACGCCGATGCGGATAAGCGCCGGCAGGCGTCGTCCGACAAGCTGGCCGAGGCCGAGACGATCCTGCGCGACGCCACACTTGCCGAACGTGAGGCCGAACGCGCTGCGTCGGAGGCCCGCGAAGGCCGTGCCCGCGCCGAAACCCGTGTCGAAGCGGCGAAAGAGGCTGTCGCCACCGCCGCCGCCCGCACCGAGGAAGCGCTTGAGATGGCCCCGCAGGCGCTGGTCGAAGCGCTTGGGCTGGACCCCGAGGCGCTCGGCAACGCAGAGGCCGTGGAAGCCGAGGTGAACCGGCTGAAACGCCAGCGCGACGCGCTCGGCGCGGTGAACCTGCGGGCGGAGGAAGACGCCAAGGAAGTGCAGGAGGAGCACGACAAGCTCGTCGCCGACAAGGATGACCTCGAAGAGGCGATCCGCACCCTGCGCAGCGGCATCGCCAGCCTGAACCGCGAGGGGCGCGAACGTCTTCTGACAGCCTTCGAGGAGGTGAACCGCAGCTTCACCACGCTCTTCACGCACCTGTTCGGCGGCGGTGAGGCGAACCTCGTTCTGGTCGAAAGCGACGACCCCCTCGAAGCGGGGCTCGAGATCATGTGCCAGCCGCCGGGCAAGAAACTGTCGACCCTGTCCCTGCTTTCCGGGGGCGAACAGACGCTGACCGCGCTTGCGCTGATCTTCGCGGTGTTCCTTGCCAACCCCTCGCCGATCTGCGTGCTGGACGAGGTCGATGCGCCGCTCGATGATGCCAACGTCACCCGCTTCTGCGACCTTCT
- the nagB gene encoding glucosamine-6-phosphate deaminase, whose product MRVRVHEDPAAAAAEAAEVLARRLADRPEAVLGLATGGTMEPLYEDLIGRYKRGDLSFAKATTFNLDEYVGLAPDHPQSYRRYMEEHLFRHVDIDPARTHVPRGDLPPEEAAEAYETDLARLGPVDVQLLGLGRNGHIGFNEPTSSLASRTREKALTASTLRANSRFFGEGETQPTTAITMGIATIMEARHILVLAVGAKKAEAVVNMIEGPVAAMCPASILQHHPSVMVILDTEAACLLKLREHYTVAEQGVALV is encoded by the coding sequence ATGCGCGTTCGCGTTCACGAAGATCCCGCCGCCGCGGCGGCGGAAGCCGCCGAAGTGCTGGCCCGTCGGCTTGCCGACCGGCCAGAGGCCGTGCTCGGACTCGCCACCGGCGGCACGATGGAGCCGCTCTACGAGGACCTGATCGGCCGCTACAAGCGAGGCGACCTCAGCTTCGCGAAGGCGACGACCTTCAACCTCGACGAATATGTCGGTCTCGCCCCCGATCACCCTCAGAGCTACCGTCGCTACATGGAGGAGCATCTGTTCCGCCATGTCGACATCGACCCCGCGCGGACTCATGTGCCGCGCGGCGACTTGCCCCCGGAAGAGGCGGCAGAGGCCTACGAGACGGATCTCGCCCGGCTCGGTCCGGTCGACGTGCAGCTCCTCGGACTAGGCCGCAACGGGCATATCGGCTTCAACGAGCCGACCTCGTCGCTCGCTTCCCGCACGCGGGAGAAGGCACTCACGGCCAGCACGCTGCGGGCCAACAGCCGCTTCTTCGGCGAGGGCGAGACCCAGCCGACGACCGCGATCACCATGGGCATCGCGACGATCATGGAAGCGCGGCATATCCTCGTGCTCGCCGTCGGGGCCAAGAAGGCCGAGGCGGTGGTCAACATGATCGAAGGTCCGGTCGCGGCCATGTGCCCGGCGTCGATCCTGCAGCACCACCCGTCGGTGATGGTGATCCTCGACACCGAGGCAGCGTGCCTCCTGAAGCTGCGCGAGCATTACACCGTGGCCGAACAGGGCGTCGCGCTCGTCTGA